Below is a window of Cytobacillus firmus DNA.
GGATTGGCCATATCTTCATGCCTTTTGCCATGATCCTAACATTTTTCCTTTACAGGGAAGATAGTATCTGGCCATTTATAGCCACCCTGGCAGTCTATTGGATCAGTTTCAAGGTTTCTGCTAATGAGTGGAAAGTAAAGATATTCCTCTACAGCTCATTTATGACTTTGTTTATGGTGATTTTGACAGGTATGGAGCATATTTGGGAGGAGAGCTATAGTGAGTATGCTATATTATCAGTCAGCTGTGCCGTACTCTTATTCTGGATGACTGGTAAAACTCAGGATAAACAGAGGAGTGTTTACTTTTTTATACCCTGGTCTGTGATTGGGTTATTGGCTTTTCTGGCGTCCTATCCCTTTGGAGTTCTCCCGTTTATCGTATCTATTATCTATGCAGCAGGGTTAATCTTATATATGCATAGAACCAAGCTTGATATATTAGGTGCTATTCCATTGTTTTTACTGTATGCAGCAGTACTTAAATTCTTATTCATTAACGGTATTGCTCCAGATATGAAAATTGTGATTTCCGCTGGCTTCGGCATGGCTGCGGTTTTCACCGGCAAAATGGTATATGCCAAAATTTTCATGGGCAAAAAAGCTGATAGCTACACAATTATTTCCCTGCTATTTTTGCTTACCGCTTATCTTTTTCCGGCGGTTTCCCTATGGGCGGAAGTTCTCCCTGGACTCCTGATCAGCGCATTTTTATTTTTTCAGAGGAGCAGAGTGGCATCTAAATACTATAGGCTCCCTGAATTGCTGGCAGGAGCAGTATTACTGGAGCCATATTATAGTGTATTAAGGAATATTGAAATACCGGATCTTTTTATTAGAGAGGCATATGTTCTCCCTTGGTTCATCCTGATTATTTTTGTCAGGAAAGTCCTGAAGGGGCAGTACTCAAAGCTGACCAGTAAAATTCAGTGGGGAGTTCTCATAGCAGTATCGTTGCTGCTTGTGCAGGATGCTCTTTCAAGTAATACGGTTTATGATGCACTTATAGTCGGTACGCTCTCGCTAACCTCGATGCTGGCCGGCACTTTTTGGAGGGTAAAGTCTTATTTCTTTGTAGGTTCCGGGGTTCTGCTCCTGAATGTACTGCTTCAAACCAGACCGTATTGGGGGAACCTCCCTTGGTGGGCATACCTTTTAATCGCAGGCTCTATTCTCATTTCTGCAGCAAGCTATAATGAATGGCAGAAACAGAAAACAGCAAAAGGTGAAGAGCCTTTAATTTCTAAATGGAAAAATAACATAGTCAATAAGTTAAAAGAATGGTCCTGAGAAATTTAACCTAGCCCTCCATTATATGGGCTAGGTCTTTTTATTAACTTTAAAATAAAAAAGTAAATTTTCAGAAAATAAGTTGACTTTTTCCTATTTACACGGTATCTTTGTGTTAAATATATAACACTTATTTTATCTAACGATATTTAAACGTTATATTAAATTATTATCCTAATATTCTGGGAGGTCATGTCTTGATTCTGCATGATATTGAAACGGAAAGCCGCGATATGATAGAGGAATTGCAGCTGGACCGGCTCAGGCAGACAGTGGAGAGAGTATATAACCATGTGCCTTTTTATCGGAAAAAGTTTTTGGAAAGTAATATTGCGCCTCAAGACGTTACCAGCCTGGATGATATTCAAAAGCTGCCCTTTACTGTGAAAGCAGATTTGCGGGAACATTACCCATTCGGGCTTTTTGCTGTGGATAAAAAAGAAATTGTGCGTCTGCACGCTTCATCAGGAACGAGCGGAAAGCCGACTGTAGTGGGCTACACCCGGAATGACATCGAAATGTGGAGCAATCTGATAGCCAGGGCAATCTCCATTGGAGGAGGGGAACCTGGTCAGATATTGCATAATGCTTATGGGTACGGGCTGTTTACCGGCGGATTGGGCCTGCATTATGGCAGCGAACAGCTTGGCATGGCAACCGTACCTGTTTCTGGAGGAAACACAGAGAGACAAATTATGCTGATTCAGGACTTTAAGCCGGAGGTTATTTGCGGAACTCCTTCATATGTTCTCAATTTAGCAGAGAAGATGGAGGAGCGGGGAATCGAGCCGGCAAGTACATCATTAAAATTTGGGATATTTGGGGCTGAACCCTGGTCTGAAGAAATGCGGAAAGCACTTGAAGCTAAGCTTGGGATTAAAGCATGCGATATTTATGGGTTGAGTGAAGTGCTGGGACCGGGCATAGCTATGGAATGCCATGAAGCTCAGGATGGGCTGCACATTGCAGAGGATCACTTTTTTGCAGAGGTGATCGATCCAATAAAAATGACACCGCTTCCAAGCGGAGAAGAAGGTGAGCTTGTTTTTACCAGTTTAACGAAGGAAGCTTTTCCTGTCATCCGCTATCGGACTGGGGACATCGCCTCCCTTTCAAAAGAGAAATGTGCGTGCGGAAGAACCACGATCCGCATGAGCCGTGTGAAAGGCCGCATTGACGATATGCTCAATGTTAATGGTGTAAACATCTTTCCGTCCGAAATTGAACGGTGTATTCTTCAAGTGCCTGAGCTTGCTCCCCATTATCAAATCCACGTGCATAAAAAGGGAAGCTTAAAAGTTTTAGAGCTTCATGCTGAATGGAGCGAAGAGTTTTATAGGGATATGGGAGAAGCGGAATTTGTAAAAAAGAAGATTCAGGAAGCATTGAAACAAAACTGCTTTATTACCATCAGACTTGTTCTCCATCCGCCCAAAACGCTGCCGAGATCGGAAGGGAAAGCTGTCAGGGTTGTAAGCCCGGCAGTGGAAAATGCAGTAACCTGAATGAACTATTTTAAACTCACTGGGGGTGAAACACATGTCAGAAGCTCTTTTCTTTCAAGAAATGACGGAAGAACAAAAATATGAGCAGTTCATGAAACGCATTAATGCAGGAGAAAAAATTGAAGCGGATGATTGGATGCCGGAAGATTATCGAATGACATTAATCAAATTAATTTCAATGCATGGTATCAGTGAAATTATGGGAGCACTTCCTGAAAAGGAATGGGTGCCGAAAGCTCCTTCATTAAAACGCAAGCTGGGCATCATGGCAAAGGTACAGGATGAGATGGGACATGGTCAGCTGCTGCTTCGTGTTGCGGAGGATTTAATGAAGCCCCTCGGCAAAAACCGTGAAGATATTATGCAGGATTTATTCAGCGGCAGACTGAAATTCCATAATGTCTTTCATATGGAAGCACCAACATGGGGGGATGCCGGTCTGATTGGCTGGCTGGTTGACGGTGCAGCGATCATTACCCAGACCAATATGCTTAACGCCTCTTACGGACCTTATGCAAGAGCACTTAAGAGAATTTGCGCGGAGGAGGTTTTTCATGCCCAGCATGGTGAAGCCATAATTATGGCCCTGGCTGAAGGAACCGGCGAGCAAAGAGCGATGGTTCAGGATGCGGTTAACCGATGGTGGGAAGCGCTGTTAATGTTCTTTGGCCCGGGTGATGCTTCTACAACAGGCACTTCCAAACAGGACACAACGATAAAATACAGAATTCGGACAAAGACGAACGAAGACTTAAGACAGGACTTTTTTACAAAATATATTCCCCGAGTTCTCTCGCTTGGCCTCACTCTGCCGGACGAGACGATGCATTTCGATCAGGAGCGGGAGCTTTGGGTTTATAAGCAGCCTGATTGGAATAGGTTCAAGGACATTATTAAAAATAATGGGCCAAAATCTCAAGAGCGGCTCGGCCTCCGGCGCACAGCTTATGATACTAACAAATGGGTGCGTGAAGCTCTCAATACTGCAAACTAAACCGTTCAGATGGGAGGGGTACCTTTGGGTAACGAAGGATTTTATCAGGAATATGAAGTTTTTAGTCAAAGAACAGATACCTCGCCTCTGCAATATCAATTTTCCCTGCTGGCGCCAAATCGGGAGCTTGCACTCGTCATGGCGCAGGAAAATTTTATGAGGAGAGAGCCGGCTGCTGATATCTGGGTCGTCAAACGCTCTGATATCCGGAAGATGACTCCGGAAGAAAAGCAATCACTTCAGCGTCTGGACAACAAAGAATACCGCACGACAAAAGGATATGGCTATCTGAAGAAAAAGTGGCGCCACTATGAGCAGGAAATGCTTGATGAAAAGGAAATACTTTCATGGGGAGGGATGAAGAAAGGTGACTGAGCCAGCAGGAAATATGCCTATCGACGCTAAGATTAAGCCGCCACTGACATCATTATTGTATCAGCTGGCTGACGATGATTTCATTCTTGCCTACCGTGGATCAGAGTGGCTTGGCCTGGCGCCTCACATAGAGGAGGATGTCGCCTTTTCATCCATCAGCCAGGATACCATGGGCCATGCGGCCATGTTTTATCAGCTGCTGGCTGATCTCGGGGAAGGCAATGTAGACAGTCTTGCTCATGCAAGAAAAACATCTGAAAGGAGAAATGCAGTCCTTTTGGAATTGGTAAATGGACCAGGTCATTATCTGTCTTCAGCACAATATGACTGGGCATTTGCGGTTGTAAGAAATTATTTTTATGCCCAAGCGAAAAAAATCAGAATGGATTCTCTGAAAAACTCTTCTTATCAGCCTTTAGCCGAAGTGGCATTAAAGGTCAATATGGAGCTTTATTACCACCTTCTTCACTGGAAAACATGGTTTATACAGCTGATGCAGGCTGGCGGGGAAGCCAGAACGAGAATGGAAGCGGCCATTGGAAGGGTATTAGCGGATTTCGAAGGAGTCCTGAATTTGGGACCCCTGGCAAAAGAAATGGCTGAACATGGCCTCATTGACAAGGAAGACGTTTTAAAGCAGCGCTGGCTGTTTATCATGAAGCCTGTTTTTGAATCTGTCAAACTGGCAGTCTCAGAAGCAGACCTGGCTATGAAGACTGGAAACGGACGAATAGGAGAGCATACTGCCGACCTTGATGACGCTTTATCCACTTTGAGCGAGGTATATAACATAAATCCAGCTGCAAGCTGGTAAGTTTTCTAAAGGGTGATGTAAATGGAGCAGGATCAAATATTGCTAAAAAACGTGTTAGAAGCGCTTCATAATGTTAAAGACCCTGAAATAGATACCATTTCAATCGTTGATTTAGGAATGGTAGAACAGATTAAGGTGGAGGGTCAGTCAGTTTTGATTAAACTGCTGCCTACTTTTATGGGATGCCCTGCCCTGGATATTATTCAAAAAAACGTTGAAGGCGAGCTGAGGAAAGCAGGGATTTTTGAAAAAATAGAAGTCCAGTTTATCTATCATCCGCCATGGACGTCTGACCGGGTAACAGAGACAGGCAGGATAAAGCTAAAGGAATTCGGGATCGCGCCACCTCCAAAATTCATAAGTGAAACGGGCGAATGGCATGTGGATTGTCCTTTTTGCGGGTCCGCATACACGACGATGGATAACCTTTTTGGCCCCACAGCCTGCCGCAGCATCTTATACTGCAAATCCTGCAAGAACCCTTTTGAAGCTATGAAACCAGTATCGACTATGATGTAGCAGGTATCTTTAAAAATAAAATCCAATACGTAAAACTATTAAAAATTGAGAGGAAGTTGACAAATGGTAAAATTAATCGCTCTTTATAAGCATCCTGAAAATAAGGAGGCATTTGATGATCATTATTTTAACACGCACGCGCCCCTTACAGCCAAAATTCCGGGTCTCCGAAAAATGGAAGTTACAAAAATTGTGGGCAGCCCTATGGGAGGCGAAGGGAAGTACTATTTGATGTGCGAAATGTACTATGACAGCCATGAAGCATTGCAGGAAGCCATGAGAACAGACGAAGGCAAGGCATCAGGCAAAGACGCCATGAAATTTGCAGGTGATATTATCACACTTATGATCGGTGAGGAAGCAGATGAGTAAAAGCTATGAAACCATTGAAGTTTCACAGCAAGGAAAACTTGGATTAATCGTTTTGAACCGGCCCAAGGTTCTAAATGCTATTAATCGCACGATGGTTTCAGAGATTCTTGCTGCAATGGAGGGCTTTGAGGCAGACTCAACCGTCAAGGCCATCGTATTAAGCGGCAATGGAAGAGCCTTTGCAGCCGGGGCAGACATTGATGAAATGGCAAATGATCATGCGATCGATTTTGAGCTTCGCAATCAATTTAAAGATTGGGATCGGCTGGCCATGATCAAGAAACCGATTATCGGAGCGGTGCAGGGCTTTGCCCTTGGCGGAGGCTTTGAGCTAGCGTTATGCTGTGATTTGCTTTATGCGGCGGATAATGCTGAATTTGGGTTTCCGGAGGTGAACCTTGGCGTTATGCCTGGTGCAGGCGGCACGCAAAGGCTTACTAAGCTTGTCGGAAAAACGAAAGCAATGGAATGGCTTTTTACCGGCAAAAGAATCTCGGCGAGGGAAGCGCTTCACCACGGCATCGTCAACCAGCTTATAGCAGAAGAGCTTCTGATGGAAGAAACAATGAAAGCGGCTGAGCATATTTCCAGCCAGGCGCCAATCGCCATACGCCTCATAAAAGAAGCGGTCCTAAAGGCAGTTGACACTCCTTTAAATGAAGGAATGGAATTCGAAAGAAAGAATTTTTACCTATTATTCTCGACAGAAGATCAAAAAGAAGGAATGAATGCCTTTATTGAAAAACGCAAGCCTCATTTTAAAGGAAAGTAGAGGAGGTGTACATAGCGAATGTTTGAAACTGTTAAATACGAGGTCGGAAACGGTGTAGCATGGATTACCTTAAACCGGCCGGATAAGCTGAATGCGTTCACCGAACAGCTGAATAAAGAGGTTCAGCATTCCGTAAAACAGGCAAGCAGAGATAAAGAAGTCAGATGTCTTGTCATTACAGGTGAAGGACGTGCATTCTGCTCCGGCCAGGATCTTCAGGGTGTAAATGAGGACATGGATCATGGTGAGGTTCTTCGGCAGTTCTATAATCCAATGGTGATGGAGATTCATAGATGCGAAAAACCTATTATCGCGGCTGTTAATGGGGTGGCAGCAGGTGCCGGAATGAGTCTTGCGTTAGCCTGCGATTTCAGGCTCCTGTCTGAAAAAGCCAGTTTTTTAGAAGCTTTTATTCATGTCGGGCTTGTGCCTGATGCCGGCAATCTATACTTTCTGCCAAAACTTATCGGTCATGCCAAAGCTATGGAGCTTGCTGTGCTTGGTGAAAAAATTAATGCAGAGGAAGCCAAAGAGCTGGGCCTTGCTACTAAGGTAATTCCTATGGAGCAATGGCAGGCTGAAATAACTGCTTTTGCAGAAAGGCTTGCCAGTATGCCGACAGCGGCGATTGCTGTAATCAAGAAAAACCTGAAAGCGAGCTGGGATTCAACTCTGGAAGAAAGTCTGGAGCGGGATGCACAAGGACAGCGGATTGCGGGCCTTACTCTTGATCATAAAGAGGGTGTAGCGGCATTTATGCAAAAGCGGAAGCCTGTGTTTCAAGGGAAATAACCTTTATAAAACTATAAAACTTAGAATTACTTTTAGAATATTTGCCCGTTATATGGTTTGCGAGCATCTCGTATCGGGTGCTCGTCTTTTTTTAAACTGAAAGGAGGAGTATACCTTGAAAAATATTGTCGTGATCGGTTCAGGTGTCATGGGGCGCGGGATTGCGTATGTAAGTGCAGTCGGGGGCTTCCATACAACCATTGTAGATATCAGCCAGGAGCAATTAATCCGTGCGGAAAAAGAGATTGACAGCATCTTTGAAAAAGGGCTCGCGAGGAAGAAAATTACAGCTGCTGATATGGAAGAAAGCAAGAACCGGCTTAACTATTCTGTAAGTCTTGCACAGCATGTAAGTGAAGCAGATCTTGTTATTGAAGCC
It encodes the following:
- a CDS encoding EthD family reductase, which encodes MVKLIALYKHPENKEAFDDHYFNTHAPLTAKIPGLRKMEVTKIVGSPMGGEGKYYLMCEMYYDSHEALQEAMRTDEGKASGKDAMKFAGDIITLMIGEEADE
- the paaD gene encoding 1,2-phenylacetyl-CoA epoxidase subunit PaaD, giving the protein MEQDQILLKNVLEALHNVKDPEIDTISIVDLGMVEQIKVEGQSVLIKLLPTFMGCPALDIIQKNVEGELRKAGIFEKIEVQFIYHPPWTSDRVTETGRIKLKEFGIAPPPKFISETGEWHVDCPFCGSAYTTMDNLFGPTACRSILYCKSCKNPFEAMKPVSTMM
- a CDS encoding phenylacetate--CoA ligase family protein, producing MILHDIETESRDMIEELQLDRLRQTVERVYNHVPFYRKKFLESNIAPQDVTSLDDIQKLPFTVKADLREHYPFGLFAVDKKEIVRLHASSGTSGKPTVVGYTRNDIEMWSNLIARAISIGGGEPGQILHNAYGYGLFTGGLGLHYGSEQLGMATVPVSGGNTERQIMLIQDFKPEVICGTPSYVLNLAEKMEERGIEPASTSLKFGIFGAEPWSEEMRKALEAKLGIKACDIYGLSEVLGPGIAMECHEAQDGLHIAEDHFFAEVIDPIKMTPLPSGEEGELVFTSLTKEAFPVIRYRTGDIASLSKEKCACGRTTIRMSRVKGRIDDMLNVNGVNIFPSEIERCILQVPELAPHYQIHVHKKGSLKVLELHAEWSEEFYRDMGEAEFVKKKIQEALKQNCFITIRLVLHPPKTLPRSEGKAVRVVSPAVENAVT
- a CDS encoding enoyl-CoA hydratase-related protein; protein product: MFETVKYEVGNGVAWITLNRPDKLNAFTEQLNKEVQHSVKQASRDKEVRCLVITGEGRAFCSGQDLQGVNEDMDHGEVLRQFYNPMVMEIHRCEKPIIAAVNGVAAGAGMSLALACDFRLLSEKASFLEAFIHVGLVPDAGNLYFLPKLIGHAKAMELAVLGEKINAEEAKELGLATKVIPMEQWQAEITAFAERLASMPTAAIAVIKKNLKASWDSTLEESLERDAQGQRIAGLTLDHKEGVAAFMQKRKPVFQGK
- a CDS encoding enoyl-CoA hydratase-related protein, whose translation is MSKSYETIEVSQQGKLGLIVLNRPKVLNAINRTMVSEILAAMEGFEADSTVKAIVLSGNGRAFAAGADIDEMANDHAIDFELRNQFKDWDRLAMIKKPIIGAVQGFALGGGFELALCCDLLYAADNAEFGFPEVNLGVMPGAGGTQRLTKLVGKTKAMEWLFTGKRISAREALHHGIVNQLIAEELLMEETMKAAEHISSQAPIAIRLIKEAVLKAVDTPLNEGMEFERKNFYLLFSTEDQKEGMNAFIEKRKPHFKGK
- the paaB gene encoding 1,2-phenylacetyl-CoA epoxidase subunit PaaB; this encodes MGGVPLGNEGFYQEYEVFSQRTDTSPLQYQFSLLAPNRELALVMAQENFMRREPAADIWVVKRSDIRKMTPEEKQSLQRLDNKEYRTTKGYGYLKKKWRHYEQEMLDEKEILSWGGMKKGD
- the paaA gene encoding 1,2-phenylacetyl-CoA epoxidase subunit PaaA: MSEALFFQEMTEEQKYEQFMKRINAGEKIEADDWMPEDYRMTLIKLISMHGISEIMGALPEKEWVPKAPSLKRKLGIMAKVQDEMGHGQLLLRVAEDLMKPLGKNREDIMQDLFSGRLKFHNVFHMEAPTWGDAGLIGWLVDGAAIITQTNMLNASYGPYARALKRICAEEVFHAQHGEAIIMALAEGTGEQRAMVQDAVNRWWEALLMFFGPGDASTTGTSKQDTTIKYRIRTKTNEDLRQDFFTKYIPRVLSLGLTLPDETMHFDQERELWVYKQPDWNRFKDIIKNNGPKSQERLGLRRTAYDTNKWVREALNTAN
- the paaC gene encoding 1,2-phenylacetyl-CoA epoxidase subunit PaaC; this translates as MPIDAKIKPPLTSLLYQLADDDFILAYRGSEWLGLAPHIEEDVAFSSISQDTMGHAAMFYQLLADLGEGNVDSLAHARKTSERRNAVLLELVNGPGHYLSSAQYDWAFAVVRNYFYAQAKKIRMDSLKNSSYQPLAEVALKVNMELYYHLLHWKTWFIQLMQAGGEARTRMEAAIGRVLADFEGVLNLGPLAKEMAEHGLIDKEDVLKQRWLFIMKPVFESVKLAVSEADLAMKTGNGRIGEHTADLDDALSTLSEVYNINPAASW